Proteins encoded together in one Camelina sativa cultivar DH55 chromosome 9, Cs, whole genome shotgun sequence window:
- the LOC104715434 gene encoding uncharacterized protein LOC104715434, whose product MEKSDRKRVSSSNIKQEKSSQRSTTRHQKQDPAWNYARETVDSRGRKVTACDFCGKQYVGSEINRMKHHLAGLKGSRSACPKVSSKVQQSMRKSLEEIEEKRKEIIVLDLEMEDDEVDQRSHQSCSTSTRKRKVSLYTDRLTFVLKFFLDTLSLNPPHLVSSFFSHLQRETKSKPGRSETMAESAKEHIDRIRKTKFSIGGADNPLTEDLHQAVKNLSAELYAKDVHFLMELIQNAEDNEYPQGVDPALEFVITSEDITATGAPATLLIFNNEKGFSEKNIESICSVGRSTKKGNRKRGYIGEKGIGFKSVFLITSQPHIFSNGYQIRFNEAPCSHCSLGYIVPEWVEQHPSLVDIQRMYGSGSALPTTTIILPLKSDKVKPVKEQLSNVHPEVLLFLSKIKRLSIREYCQDPRLSTVNSIGIVSETNFVTRKSIDAESYTIHLSASDNGRNSEQECSYYMWRQKFPVKHENRVDRRSEVDDWVITLAFPFGERLGRGNSSPGIYAFLPTEMVTNFPFIIQADFILASSRETILLDDIWNQGILSCVSTAFVNAFTSLVKKTEAPVSSLVPTFRFLPVNQSTYAQLNVVRDSIKARVSAEEIVPSISHLGQKFFHRPCDVGRLIPAFWDILEKAREEGASLQNISSHGIYILDSSFDRTVYDNVLEFLGLKQVSNEWYVKCIQGCDLVTSVSEGTYVEVLLFIAENWQSRFQSTNMVKVPLIKYVVQKGASSLSSLAEFSPRTLCLSTEKNQAWLLDWNDELKCMYNFVFMPQTTRTAFKACSKKEAIHNWLKEKIKVANISVSDYAKRLRENLNGDKRLVVAYGHFLHHSLSKDLLSEEEAGKCCKDMPLIDNYGNVNTRRNGVLVPASSGKWVSLVGSNPWRQNGYIELSEEYLSSDRFAGLRSNKRDLLEFLKVYVKAGDIPDIEPPNAAIPALSGALKKENVLLLLEWIKRNRHALRSNFLDSVRGGSWLRTTMNGFSDYRPPSQSFYHTSSWGSILQNGLILVDIPLVDRRYYGKEIENYKEELKTAGVMFEFSDACAFVGNHLMSLAETSTLSSANVFSILKFIRYLREKRLPPADFITAVKDGPWLKTSSGYRSPDGAVLFSQDWKAASLISDIPFIDRGFYGEVSLSVYKEELELLGVVVKFPGNHSLIVSHLNISKLTYLSPDAMLLVLDCMRKLSPHKLINAMRNSQCFKTKKNGYKSPAECFIPDPECSCLLSVFDCFPSIDDGFYGSRIFSYKEELKQIGVKVQLEDVVNEFVRTFKEKATSSRLTQCTSSSLLSCYRQLMGSFHKFPVELVDSFKKLKWLQTKLGDFREPKDCILFDSDWEPLRLIANLPFIDDSSNWYGKSIYGYKKELQSLDVTVELRKGMSHVVRSLSLPDPSRITPASALSLFKCFTFLREDRNCILLEDFLDKVSGKWLKTHFGYQSPGECLLFDNSWKLEPCDGPFIDEEYYGSELKSFREELIQIGVGHTSAKACQLLASHVYSHSETDSITRIYGFLNEAKWEPEKDASLGRIWLPRDEKWADVSSCVLYDKDKLFGSRLNVLENHYKDHDVVELLAFFSSVFKVRTNPSIDDYCGLWRDWERMTDRLSNDKCCAFWSFVVRHNTRRAEKLLSDTFTRLPVHALDCNSDEGGVMLANRSDVFIPDDLLLKDLFINSPVFVWYPTPSIPALSRTKLVELYRQIGVKEISKCVTVTEAELSGVQIEQQEVNESKSNLIGPGLVKLILGFLSDPTLKVEAEERSRIIQCLVDIDVKETLETITTEYTLNLPSKGEKLIAEAKRMIRWEREKGVVYAEKLEKACGKRKVLEYATCFADVIAKGLMWEREDLIGRLSELVKMAYLVEFDEEALEFLMKSKNLQVYEEDEKLISDEFSLK is encoded by the exons ATGGAGAAGAGTGATCGGAAAAGGGTATCATCAAGCAATATAAAGCAAGAGAAATCTTCGCAACGCTCCACTACTCGTCATCAGAAACAAGATCCGGCTTGGAACTATGCCAGAGAAACTGTTGATTCAAGAGGGAGAAAAGTTACAGCTTGTGACTTTTGTGGTAAACAATATGTTGGAAGTGAAATAAATAGAATGAAACATCACTTGGCTGGATTGAAAGGAAGTAGAAGTGCATGCCCAAAAGTTTCTTCCAAGGTTCAACAGTCCATGAGAAAATCATTGGAAGAAATCGAAGAGAAACGAAAGGAAATAATCGTTCTGGATCTTGAAATGGAAGACGATGAAGTTGACCAACGTTCTCACCAATCTTGCAGTACTTCAACTCGTAAAAGAAAGGTTAGTTTGTATACCGATCGACTTACATTTGTACTTAAAT TTTTCCTTGACACTCTCTCTTTAAATCCCCCTCActtagtttcttctttcttctcacaTTTGCAGAGAGAAACCAAAAGCAAACCTGGAAGAAGCGAAACAATGGCGGAATCGGCTAAGGAACACATTGATCGAATCCGGAAGACTAAGTTTTCAATCGGCGGAGCTGATAACCCGTTGACGGAGGATCTTCATCAAGCTGTTAAGAATCTCTCCGCTGAGCTCTACGCTAAAGATGTTCACTTCCTCATGGAGCTTATCCAA aATGCCGAGGATAATGAGTATCCGCAAGGTGTGGATCCAGCTCTTGAATTTGTGATAACATCTGAGGATATCACAGCTACAGGAGCTCCAGCAACTCTCCTTATCTTTAACAATGAGAAGGGTTTCTCTGAGAAGAACATTGAGTCTATTTGTAGTGTTGGAAGGTCTACAAAGAAAGGAAACCGCAAGCGTGGTTATATTGGAGAGAAAG GAATTGGTTTCAAGAGTGTGTTTCTTATCACCTCACAACCACATATTTTCAGCAATGGCTATCAGATTCGCTTTAATGAGGCACCTTGCAGCCACTGCAGCCTTGGATACATTGTACCCGAGTGGGTTGAGCAGCATCCTTCTCTTGTTGATATACAAAGGATGTATGGTTCAGGGTCTGCACTTCCGACCACAACCATTATCTTGCCTTTGAAGAGTGACAAAGTAAAGCCGGTGAAAGAACAGCTCTCCAATGTTCATCCTGAGGTGTTGCTGTTTTTGTCAAAGATCAAGCGCCTCTCTATCAGAGAATACTGCCAAGATCCTAGGCTCAGCACTGTGAACTCAATCGGAATTGTAAGTGAGACTAATTTTGTCACGAGGAAGAGCATTGATGCTGAGTCTTACACAATACATCTCTCAGCTTCTGATAACGGGAGAAACTCTGAACAAGAATGCTCTTACTACATGTGGAGGCAAAAGTTTCCAGTGAAACATGAGAACCGTGTGGACAGGAGAAGTGAGGTAGATGATTGGGTGATCACTTTGGCATTTCCATTTGGAGAGCGTCTTGGTCGAGGAAACAGCTCTCCTGGTATCTATGCGTTTCTTCCCACCGAGATGGTAACGAACTTCCCATTCATCATTCAAGCAGATTTCATACTCGCATCATCAAGAGAAACTATCCTACTGGATGATATATGGAACCAAGGGATTCTCAGCTGTGTCTCTACAGCTTTTGTGAATGCATTCACCTCCTTGGTGAAGAAGACTGAAGCTCCTGTCTCTAGCTTGGTGCCTACTTTTAGGTTCTTGCCTGTTAACCAGTCTACTTACGCGCAGCTGAATGTTGTCAGAGACTCTATCAAGGCAAGGGTTTCTGCTGAGGAAATTGTTCCAAGCATATCACATTTGGGACAGAAGTTTTTCCACAGGCCGTGTGATGTTGGTCGGCTCATTCCTGCTTTTTGGGATATTTTGGAGAAAGCGAGAGAAGAAGGTGCGAGCTTACAGAATATATCATCACATGGGATCTACATTTTGGATTCCTCGTTTGATAGAACAGTTTATGATAACGTTCTGGAGTTCTTGGGTTTGAAGCAAGTCAGCAACGAATGGTATGTAAAATGCATTCAGGGATGTGATCTAGTGACAAGTGTGTCAGAAGGTACGTATGTGGAGGTTCTACTCTTCATCGCTGAGAACTGGCAGTCTAGGTTTCAGAGTACAAACATGGTGAAAGTTCCACTTATCAAGTATGTTGTTCAAAAGGGAGCGAGTTCTCTTAGCAGCTTGGCAGAGTTCAGTCCTCGGACTCTTTGCTTGTCCACAGAGAAGAACCAGGCTTGGCTACTGGATTGGAACGATGAGTTAAAATGCATGTATAACTTTGTTTTCATGCCACAGACAACGCGGACAGCGTTCAAAGCCTGCTCCAAGAAGGAAGCGATACACAACTGGCTCAAAGAGAAGATTAAGGTCGCCAATATTAGTGTCTCTGACTATGCAAAACGTCTCAGGGAGAATCTTAATGGAGACAAGAGGCTTGTGGTTGCATATGGACACTTCCTACATCACTCACTCTCAAAGGATCTTTTATCAGAAGAAGAGGCGGGTAAATGCTGCAAAGACATGCCGCTTATAGACAACTATGGGAATGTCAACACAAGAAGGAATGGAGTTCTTGTCCCTGCTAGCTCTGGTAAATGGGTTAGCTTAGTTGGCTCCAACCCATGGAGACAGAATGGATACATTGAACTGTCAGAAGAGTATTTGTCGTCTGACAGGTTTGCTGGTCTGCGGTCTAACAAGAGAGACCTTCTCGAGTTCTTGAAAGTTTATGTTAAGGCTGGAGATATACCAGACATAGAACCTCCTAATGCTGCTATACCTGCGTTGTCTGGAGCTCTTAAAAAGGAGAATGTTCTGTTGCTGTTGGAGTGGATCAAGCGTAATAGACATGCTCTTCGTTCCAACTTTTTGGATTCTGTTAGAGGAGGAAGCTGGTTGAGAACAACAATGAATGGTTTCTCTGATTACCGTCCACCTTCTCAGTCGTTTTACCATACTTCATCATGGGGAAGTATTCTGCAGAACGGATTGATTCTTGTTGATATCCCGCTGGTCGATCGCAGATACTATGGGAAAGAGATTGAGAACTACAAAGAAGAGCTGAAAACTGCTGGTGTTATGTTTGAGTTCAGTGACGCCTGTGCATTTGTTGGGAACCACCTTATGAGTTTAGCTGAGACTTCAACACTGTCAAGCGCAAACGTGTTCTCCATTTTGAAGTTCATTAGGTACTTGAGAGAGAAGCGCCTCCCGCCAGCTGATTTCATCACTGCAGTCAAAGATGGTCCATGGCTGAAGACAAGTTCTGGTTACAGATCTCCAGATGGTGCTGTTTTGTTCAGCCAAGACTGGAAAGCTGCATCACTGATCAGCGATATCCCATTCATCGACAGAGGTTTCTATGGTGAAGTTAGCCTCAGTGTCTACAAGGAAGAGCTTGAGTTGCTTGGCGTTGTAGTTAAGTTTCCTGGTAATCACAGCCTCATCGTTTCTCACTTGAATATTTCAAAGCTGACTTATTTGTCACCTGATGCAATGCTCCTAGTACTTGACTGCATGCGTAAACTTAGTCCGCACAAGCTGATCAATGCCATGAGGAATTCTCAATGCTTCAAGACAAAGAAGAATGGCTATAAATCCCCTGCTGAGTGTTTCATACCTGATCCAGAGTGTAGTTgtcttctttctgtttttgattgCTTCCCTTCGATCGACGATGGTTTCTATGGAAGCAGAATCTTTTCTTACAAAGAAGAACTGAAACAGATTGGTGTTAAGGTTCAGCTTGAAGATGTTGTGAACGAGTTTGTGCGCACTTTCAAAGAGAAAGCTACCTCCTCTAGGTTAACCCAATGCACCTCTTCGTCCCTTTTATCTTGCTACAGGCAGCTGATGGGAAGTTTTCACAAGTTTCCTGTAGAACTTGTGGATAGCTTCAAAAAGTTGAAATGGCTGCAAACCAAACTCGGCGATTTCCGAGAACCAAAGGATTGTATTCTCTTTGATTCAGACTGGGAACCTCTCCGTCTCATAGCGAACCTTCCGTTTATCGATGACAGTTCCAACTGGTATGGCAAGAGTATCTACGGTTACAAGAAAGAGTTACAAAGCTTGGATGTTACAGTTGAGCTGAGAAAAGGCATGAGCCATGTGGTTCGCTCCCTAAGTCTCCCTGATCCATCTCGCATCACTCCTGCAAGCGCACTGTCTCTTTTTAAGTGCTTCACCTTCTTGCGTGAAGACAGAAACTGTATTCTCCTTGAAGATTTTCTTGATAAAGTTTCTGGCAAATGGTTGAAGACACATTTTGGTTACCAAAGTCCCGGTGAGTGTCTCTTGTTTGATAACAGCTGGAAATTAGAGCCGTGTGATGGTCCTTTCATCGACGAAGAGTATTATGGCTCAGAGCTTAAATCGTTCAGAGAAGAGCTTATCCAGATAGGAGTTGGTCATACTTCAGCTAAAGCTTGCCAGTTGCTTGCTAGTCACGTCTATTCTCATTCTGAAACTGATAGTATTACTCGGATATACGGATTTCTCAATGAAGCTAAATGGGAACCTGAGAAAGATGCGTCTCTAGGGCGGATTTGGTTACCGAGAGATGAGAAATGGGCAGATGTTTCTAGCTGCGTTCTCTATGACAAGGATAAGCTGTTTGGTTCAAGACTTAATGTTCTTGAAAACCATTACAAGGATCATGACGTTGTCGAGCTCTTAGCCTTCTTCTCGTCTGTATTTAAAGTGAGAACCAACCCGTCAATTGACGATTACTGTGGTTTGTGGAGAGATTGGGAGAGAATGACGGACAGATTGTCAAATGATAAGTGTTGTGCGTTCTGGAGTTTTGTTGTGAGACACAACACTCGTAGAGCTGAGAAGCTCCTCTCTGATACCTTTACGCGTTTACCTGTACACGCGTTGGACTGCAACAGCGATGAAGGAGGAGTCATGTTGGCTAACAGAAGCGACGTGTTCATACCTGATGACTTGCTCTTGAAAGATCTGTTCATCAACTCTCCTGTTTTTGTCTGGTATCCAACTCCAAGCATCCCTGCATTGTCCCGAACCAAGCTTGTTGAGCTTTACAGACAAATCGGTGTCAAAGAGATCTCCAAATGTGTCACGGTCACAGAAGCTGAGCTAAGTGGAGTCCAAATTGAGCAGCAAGAGGTCAACGAGTCAAAGAGTAATCTGATCGGACCAGGGCTTGTGAAGCTGATTCTTGGATTCCTCTCTGATCCAACTCTCAAGGTAGAAGCTGAGGAACGTTCAAGAATAATACAGTGCCTTGTTGACATCGACGTTAAAGAAACTTTGGAGACGATCACGACGGAGTATACTCTGAATCTACCGTCCAAGGGAGAGAAGCTGATTGCAGAGGCTAAGAGGATGATAAggtgggagagagagaaaggagtgGTTTATGCAGAGAAGTTGGAGAAAGCTTGTGGGAAAAGAAAGGTTTTGGAGTACGCCACCTGTTTTGCCGATGTGATTGCTAAGGGACTGATGTGGGAGAGGGAGGATCTGATCGGACGGTTATCAGAGCTTGTGAAGATGGCGTACTTGGTTGAGTTTGATGAAGAGGCTTTAGAGTTTCTTATGAAGTCCAAGAACCTTCAAGTCtacgaagaagatgagaaactTATCTCAGATGAATTCTCTCTCAAGTAA
- the LOC104711372 gene encoding probable protein S-acyltransferase 5: MLDLQPSDRRHGAPSSSGGGDELIRTYKGWKGNNVFFLGGRLVFGPDARSILITIFLITAPVIIFCVFVGRKFIDDFPHHRGVSILAVAVGLIVLDLIFLLVTSARDPGIIPRNLYPPEPEVTEGSGEPRLAHTPQSRLPRTKDLIVNGITVKIKYCDTCMLYRPPRASHCSICNNCVDKFDHHCPWLGQCIGLRNYRFYFMFVLCSTLLCIYVHVFCWIYVVRIMNSENINIWKSFLKTPASIALIIYTFICVWFVGGLTCFHLYLMSTNQSTYENFRYRYDRHENPFNKGIIGNFMEVFCTNVAISQNSFRAKVSKEPAIPPRTVNGGMSSPSLQKVSNDIEMGRKPVWHETVEEELGDMDKDMEAAVTSRDLSRMLPPEESEGRGIMHSRESSRGQGIMHSRESSRGRRGGSWELSSRINEDLRTRDDKRAGEEDSSESSDNDASRDLHVEIFDTAAASRGRTGTGIGRL, from the exons ATGTTAGATTTGCAGCCGTCAGATCGGCGTCACGGAGCTCCGAGTTCTAGTGGTGGTGGAGATGAGCTGATCAGAACTTACAAAGGCTGGAAAGGGAATAAC GTGTTCTTCCTTGGAGGAAGGCTTGTGTTTGGACCTGATGCTCGATCTATTCTAATCACCATCTTCTTGATTACAGCTCCTGTTATTATATTCTGTGTATTTGTTGGCAGAAAATTTATTGATGACTTCCCTCACCATAGAGGAGTATCCATATTAGCTGTCGCTGTTGGTCTGATCGTATTA GATCTAATATTTCTTCTTGTAACATCGGCGAGAGACCCAGGAATAATACCACGTAATCTGTATCCTCCTGAACCAGAGGTTACTGAAGGCAGTGGAGAACCACGTCTTGCTCATACTCCTCAGAGTCGATTGCCTCGGACAAAGGATTTGATTGTTAATGGAATTACTGTGAAGATCAAATACTGTGACACATGCATGCTTTACAGACCGCCCCGTGCTTCTCATTGCTCCATATGCAACAACTGCGTTGACAAGTTTGATCACCACTGTCCTTGGCTTGGTCAGTGCATTGGATTG AGAAACTATAGGTTCTACTTCATGTTTGTGCTGTGCTCAACTCTTCTCTGCATTTATGTCCATGTGTTTTGCTGGATCTACGTCGTACGCATAATGAATAGtgaaaacataaacatttgGAAATCTTTTCTCAAGACTCCTGCTTCCATCGCGCTAATAATCTACACTTTCATCTGTGTCTGGTTTGTTGGTGGGCTTACTTGTTTCCACTTGTACTTAATGAGTACTAATCAG TCAACTTACGAAAACTTCAGGTATCGGTATGATAGACACGAGAACCCCTTCAACAAAGGAATAATAGGGAATTTCATGGAAGTATTCTGCACAAATGTTGCCATATCACAGAACAGTTTCAGAGCAAAGGTTTCAAAGGAGCCAGCAATCCCACCAAGGACAGTAAACGGAGGGATGTCAAGCCCGAGCTTACAGAAAGTTTCCAACGACATAGAGATGGGAAGAAAACCAGTGTGGCACGAGACAGTAGAGGAAGAACTCGGTGACATGGACAAGGACATGGAAGCAGCGGTTACATCACGGGATTTGAGCAGAATGCTTCCACCAGAAGAGTCTGAAGGACGAGGTATTATGCATTCGAGAGAGTCAAGCAGAGGACAAGGGATTATGCATTCGAGAGAGTccagcagaggaagaagaggagggagTTGGGAATTGTCAAGCCGTATTAACGAAGATTTAAGAACTAGAGATGATAAAAGAGCTGGTGAAGAAGACAGCTCAGAGTCTTCAGACAATGATGCTTCCAGGGATTTACATGTTGAGATATTCGATACAGCAGCAGCAAGTAGAGGCAGAACCGGAACTGGTATAGGGCGGTTATAG
- the LOC104711373 gene encoding cyclin-dependent kinase A-1 codes for MDQYEKVEKIGEGTYGVVYKARDKVTNETIALKKIRLEQEDEGVPSTAIREISLLKEMQHSNIVKLQDVVHSEKRLYLVFEYLDLDLKKHMDSTPDFSKDLHMIKTYLYQILRGIAYCHSHRVLHRDLKPQNLLIDRRTNSLKLADFGLARAFGIPVRTFTHEVVTLWYRAPEILLGSHQYSTPVDIWSVGCIFAEMISQKPLFPGDSEIDQLFKIFRIMGTPYEDTWRGVTGLPDYKSAFPKWKPTELQSFVPNLDPDGIDLLSKMLIMDPSRRINARAALEHEYFKDLGVMP; via the exons ATGGATCAG TACGAGAAAGTTGAGAAGATTGGTGAAGGTACTTACGGTGTGGTTTATAAGGCACGAGACAAAGTGACCAATGAGACTATAGCTTTGAAGAAGATCCGGCTTGAGCAGGAGGATGAAGGTGTACCTAGCACAGCTATTAGAGAAATCTCCCTCTTGAAAGAAATGCAGCACAGCAACATTGTCAA GTTGCAGGATGTAGTGCACAGCGAGAAGCGTTTGTATCTGGTTTTTGAGTATCTTGATTTAGATCTCAAAAAGCACATGGATTCAACTCCTGATTTCTCCAAGGATCTACATATGATCAAA ACATATCTTTACCAGATTCTCCGTGGAATTGCGTATTGCCACTCTCACAGAGTTCTCCATCGTGATCTAAAGCCACAGAATTTGTTGATTGATCGCCGCACAAACTCACTAAAGCTTGCAGATTTTGGACTGGCCAGAGCATTTGGTATCCCTGTCAGGACGTTTACTCATGAG GTGGTTACTCTCTGGTACCGAGCACCAGAGATACTCCTAGGATCTCATCAGTACTCTACACCCGTTGATATCTGGTCTGTGGGATGCATATTTGCTGAGATGATCAGCCAAAAGCCCTTATTTCCTGGAGACTCCGAGATTGATCAACTCTTTAAGATTTTCAG AATCATGGGAACTCCATACGAGGATACGTGGCGTGGGGTAACTGGTCTGCCAGATTATAAATCTGCTTTCCCTAAGTGGAAACCAACG GAGTTACAAAGTTTTGTCCCCAATCTAGATCCCGATGGAATCGATCTCCTTTCT AAAATGCTGATAATGGATCCGAGCAGAAGAATCAACGCAAGAGCCGCCCTGGAGCATGAATACTTCAAGGATCTTGGAGTCATGCCGTAG